The proteins below are encoded in one region of Belonocnema kinseyi isolate 2016_QV_RU_SX_M_011 chromosome 5, B_treatae_v1, whole genome shotgun sequence:
- the LOC117173800 gene encoding uncharacterized protein LOC117173800, whose amino-acid sequence MSPASRQQTAFSTPGGGQFQFRVMPFGLKNAPGAFQNLMRQVLEEQWGTFAIAYLDDIIVYSRDWDEHLLHLALVFERLSIYGLTAAPQKCSFGQTTLPYLGHMISTDGNSAQTTHIQAICNASPPRTRKEMRSFLGVCNWVKEYVPNSSVILAPLSDLLSTKRPYKMTPEKLQHFEAAKLAFQNPRTLSRPDPSQRFILQTDASARGMGALIMQEERARVPSSGLADKTLSTVSRGSFPRTVEHVPGKINELPDALSRHPDPQQLSPGEPDMEQMLPPTRQTDSAITRDVNRWREIRDHQLRNAEEESLLSRHRLDEFGFWKRGASDGKWRLPVAQASRPQVLWEYHDAPLSGHPGADVTIRAIQTFFFWPGMNREIHRYVSGSHICICSKPMRARIPDTQSPRIDRRAWETVAVNLMGPYPRTRYGNHFILVVTDLFTRWVEAFPLRASDAPRLTIILEEDIFARSVIRNTF is encoded by the exons TTTCGTGTAATGCCTTTCGGCTTAAAAAATGCCCCAGGAGCTTTTCAGAACCTGATGCGTCAAGTTCTAGAAGAGCAATGGGGTACATTTGCGATCGCGTATCTAGACGACATAATCGTTTACTCGCGGGACTGGGACGAGCATTTACTGCACCTGGCTCTCGTGTTTGAACGACTGTCCATCTACGGGCTTACTGCTGCTCCCCAAAAATGCAGTTTCGGCCAGACGACCCTCCCATACCTCGGACACATGATTAGTACCGACGGTAATTCGGCTCAAACCACGCACATTCAGGCGATCTGTAATGCTAGCCCACCCCGAACGCGAAAAGAAATGCGATCTTTTCTCGGTGTCTGCAATTGGGTAAAGGAATATGTACCTAATTCGTCGGTAATTCTTGCCCCTTTGTCAGATCTGCTTTCGACAAAACGTCCATATAAAATGACACCGGAAAAGCTTCAACACTTCGAAGCCGCTAAACTCGCATTCCAAAATCCCAGAACTCTCAGTCGCCCGGACCCATCACAAAGATTTATCCTGCAAACCGACGCAAGCGCACGAGGAATGGGTGCCCTAATTATGCAGGAGGAACGAGCAAGAGTGCCTTCCAGTGGTTTGGCCGATAAAACGTTATCGACCGTTTCTCGAGGATC ATTCCCACGCACCGTTGAACACGTGCCCGGAAAGATAAACGAATTGCCCGATGCCCTCTCACGTCATCCGGATCCTCAGCAACTTTCTCCTGGCGAACCAGATATGGAGCAGATGCTACCGCCTACTCGT CAAACAGACTCGGCTATCACTCGCGACGTTAACCGTTGGCGAGAGATTCGAGACCATCAACTTCGCAATGCAGAGGAGGAATCACTTCTTAGTCGTCATCGCCTGGACGAGTTCGGTTTTTGGAAACGTGGTGCCAGTGACGGAAAATGGCGTTTACCGGTAGCACAAGCGTCGCGCCCGCAGGTACTCTGGGAGTACCATGATGCTCCCCTTTCGGGACATCCAGGGGCGGACGTCACCATACGTGCCATTCAAACTTTCTTCTTTTGGCCCGGCATGAACCGCGAAATTCACCGTTACGTGTCCGGCAGTCATATATGCATTTGCAGCAAACCCATGCGTGCTCGCATACCAGACACTCAAAGTCCTCGAATTGATCGTCGTGCTTGGGAGACAGTAGCCGTCAATTTGATGGGTCCCTATCCTCGCACCCGCTATGGTAATCATTTTATTTTGGTTGTAACTGACCTCTTCACGCGTTGGGTGGAAGCCTTTCCCCTTCGAGCTTCGGACGCACCACGTCTTACAATAATCCTCGAAGAAGATATCTTCGCGCGTTCGGTTATCCGAAACACGTTCTGA